One Anatilimnocola floriformis genomic window, GCGGAGTACCGCTCGACCCACCCTACGAATGGAATTGGCTGGTTGTTGGAAAAATTGCCGCTGGTGGATGTGACGTTGATCGTTCACCAGTGGCTGACGCGGAGTGTCGCTCGAGCTGACTGCCGCGGCGGGAGAGCGGCGCGCGACCTGGCAATTGGTCGGCGCGAGTTTCTCGAGCGAAGCAGGCAGCCGTTGCGCACTGCAGAGCGTGGCTACTGGCTGGCCGCGGGTGACGAATCGCATGAACGAATTCACGCGTTCGTCGGCAGGTCCGCGGCAGAACAAACGAACGAAACATCCCCCTTTGGCGTTTTGGCGTTGAAAGCTTCCGTTGGGAAACTTCCGGTTGATGGACGGGAGTCGAACCCGTAACTGGCAGATTCTTGGTCTGCTGCTCTACCTTTGAGCTACCTTGTCGTCGATCCGGTTCAAAACCCAGTGAGGAACAAGCGGCGATGACGGCTTATTGGCCGACCGCGATTGCCCCTGGCGCCGGTATCGTCGTTGCTTGAAAACACTTGGAAGCACGAGCGCGAGGAGTCGAACCCCGTGAGGCAGTTTTGGAGGCTGCTGGCCCACCCAGGAGCACACTCGTGTAAAAACCGATCTGGTAGAAGAGACGCTGCAGCAGCTGGCAGGTTCGATGGTGCGGAAAAAATCGCGGGTACTGCTCCGGCAGATTCAGGCGACTTTTGACCGTGAGCGTGTAAAATGAGTCCATGAATCGGCTTGCGCCGTCCCTCGACCACCATTTTCGGGGGCCTGACTGGCGAAAAGAGTACTTCTCACTCGGCTCTGCGTTGTTGGTCTTGGAACATGAAGTCCGCACCCTTATCCACCGCGACTGGGTTCGATCCCGTCCGCCTGATAGAAACCTATCAGGTCGGGATCTGGCGCTATTTGCGGGCCCTGGGTTGCGATGCGGCCCAGGCCGAGGACCTCACCCAAGAGACCTTCCTGGCTGCGTTGCAACGTCCTTTTCAGGACATCAACCCAGCCGCGACCAGTGCCTACCTGCGAAAGATTGCCTTCAACTTTTACATTTCCTATCGTCGCCGGGCCGGCAAGGTCACGGCGGTCGAAAATGTAGAAGAGCTCGACCGAACCTGGTCCCACTGGGCCGGCGAGGACGACGGCGAAGGGTTGTTGGATTTGCTACGAGATTGCTTGAAAGGGCTCACCGAACGAGCCCGCCAATCGCTGGAGATGCGGTT contains:
- a CDS encoding RNA polymerase sigma factor, with translation MKSAPLSTATGFDPVRLIETYQVGIWRYLRALGCDAAQAEDLTQETFLAALQRPFQDINPAATSAYLRKIAFNFYISYRRRAGKVTAVENVEELDRTWSHWAGEDDGEGLLDLLRDCLKGLTERARQSLEMRFRDQSSRQDIATALDISPDGAKNLMQRAKQQLRDCIESKIDIK